In Glycine max cultivar Williams 82 chromosome 7, Glycine_max_v4.0, whole genome shotgun sequence, a single window of DNA contains:
- the LOC100779090 gene encoding uncharacterized protein isoform X1, producing the protein MGSQDAIPRSTVDAPPAHYVMKIQSFSLLAKNSIERYESGKFEAGGYKWKLVLYPSGNKSKNIREHISLYLALDDTSSLHHGWEIYVNFRFFLHDQTNDNYLVGPDTVRNERRFHKMKAEWGIDQFIPLRDFNLASKGYLVDDTCAFGAEVFVCKERSTGKGECLVMMKEAILYKHLYEFDNLSKLDLECYDSKPFNAGNFKWKIKLYPKGKGAELGNYLSLYLALADPSALSPCSKIYAQITLRILDQKQAKHHFGKANYWFSASSHENGAAIFMPINNFTNQNFGYVVKDSCFVEAEVIILGVVDALS; encoded by the exons ATGGGTAGTCAAGATG CCATTCCACGATCTACTGTAGATGCTCCACCAGCTCATTACGTAATGAAAATTCAGTCATTTTCACTCCTTGCGAAGAATTCTATAGAGAGATACGAATCAGGGAAATTTGAAGCTGGAGGCTACAAATG GAAGTTAGTTCTGTACCCTAGTGGAAACAAGAGCAAGAATATAAGGGAACATATATCACTCTACTTGGCGTTGGATGACACAAGTTCACTTCATCATGGATGGGAAATCTATGTCAATTTTCGATTCTTTTTGCATGATCAGACCAACGACAACTACCTAGTTGGCCCgg ATACTGTGAGAAATGAAAGGAGATTTCACAAAATGAAGGCTGAATGGGGAATTGATCAATTTATTCCTCTGAGAGACTTCAACCTTGCCTCTAAAGGTTATCTGGTGGACGACACGTGTGCTTTTGGAGCAGAAGTCTTTGTTTGCAAAGAAAGAAGCACAGGCAAAGGAGAATGTTTGGTAATGATGAAGGAAGCCATTCTATACAAGCACCTCTACGAGTTTGACAACCTCTCTAAGTTGGATTTAGAGTGTTATGATTCTAAACCATTCAATGCTGGAAACTTTAAGTG GAAGATAAAACTATATCCCAAAGGAAAAGGTGCTGAATTGGGCAATTATCTTTCTCTGTATCTAGCCTTAGCTGACCCATCAGCCCTTTCTCCTTGTTCCAAAATATATGCGCAGATAACATTACGCATACTTGACCAAAAGCAAGCCAAACATCACTTTGGAAAAG CTAACTACTGGTTTAGTGCCTCAAGCCATGAAAATGGTGCAGCCATATTTATGCCTATCAATAATTTCACCAATCAAAACTTTGGTTATGTGGTGAAGGACAGTTGCTTCGTAGAGGCAGAGGTTATAATTCTTGGAGTGGTTGATGCATTGTCCTAA
- the LOC100820392 gene encoding S-adenosylmethionine synthase translates to MAETFLFTSESVNEGHPDKLCDQISDAVLDACLEQDPDSKVACETCTKTNLVMVFGEITTKANVDYEKIVRDTCRSIGFISNDVGLDADNCKVLVNIEQQSPDIAQGVHGHLTKRPEEIGAGDQGHMFGYATDETPEFMPLSHVLATKLGARLTEVRKNGTCPWLRPDGKTQVTVEYYNDNGARVPVRVHTVLISTQHDETVTNDEIAADLKEHVIKPVIPEKYLDEKTIFHLNPSGRFVIGGPHGDAGLTGRKIIIDTYGGWGAHGGGAFSGKDPTKVDRSGAYIVRQAAKSIVASGLARRCIVQVSYAIGVPEPLSVFVDTYGTGKIHDKEILNIVKENFDFRPGMISINLDLKRGGNNRFLKTAAYGHFGREDPDFTWEVVKPLKWEKA, encoded by the coding sequence ATGGCAGAGACATTCCTATTCACCTCGGAGTCAGTGAACGAGGGACACCCTGATAAGCTCTGCGACCAAATCTCCGATGCTGTCCTCGACGCTTGCCTCGAACAGGACCCAGACAGCAAGGTTGCCTGCGAAACATGCACCAAGACCAACTTGGTCATGGTCTTCGGAGAGATCACCACCAAGGCCAACGTTGACTACGAGAAGATCGTGCGTGACACCTGCAGGAGCATCGGCTTCATCTCAAACGATGTGGGACTTGATGCTGACAACTGCAAGGTCCTTGTAAACATTGAGCAGCAGAGCCCTGATATTGCCCAGGGCGTGCACGGCCACCTTACCAAAAGACCTGAAGAAATTGGCGCTGGTGACCAGGGTCACATGTTTGGCTATGCCACTGATGAAACCCCAGAATTCATGCCATTGAGTCATGTTCTTGCAACCAAGCTCGGTGCTCGTCTCACCGAGGTTCGCAAGAACGGAACCTGCCCATGGCTGAGGCCTGATGGGAAGACCCAAGTGACTGTGGAGTATTACAATGATAATGGTGCCAGGGTTCCAGTTCGTGTTCACACCGTGCTAATCTCCACCCAGCATGATGAGACTGTGACCAACGACGAAATTGCAGCTGACCTCAAGGAGCATGTGATCAAGCCGGTGATCCCGGAGAAGTACCTTGATGAGAAGACCATTTTCCACTTGAACCCCTCTGGCCGTTTTGTCATTGGAGGTCCTCACGGTGATGCTGGTCTCACCGGCCGCAAGATCATCATCGATACTTATGGAGGATGGGGTGCTCATGGTGGTGGTGCCTTCTCCGGGAAGGATCCCACCAAGGTTGATAGGAGTGGTGCTTACATTGTGAGACAGGCTGCTAAGAGCATTGTGGCAAGTGGACTAGCCAGAAGGTGCATTGTGCAAGTGTCTTATGCCATTGGTGTGCCCGAGCCTTTGTCTGTCTTTGTTGACACCTATGGCACCGGGAAGATCCATGATAAGGAGATTCTCAACATTGTGAAGGAGAACTTTGATTTCAGGCCCGGTATGATCTCCATCAACCTTGATCTCAAGAGGGGTGGGAATAACAGGTTCTTGAAGACTGCTGCTTATGGACACTTTGGCAGAGAGGACCCTGACTTCACATGGGAAGTGGTCAAGCCCCTCAAGTGGGAGAAGGCCTAA
- the LOC100779090 gene encoding uncharacterized protein isoform X2 has product MGSQDDAPPAHYVMKIQSFSLLAKNSIERYESGKFEAGGYKWKLVLYPSGNKSKNIREHISLYLALDDTSSLHHGWEIYVNFRFFLHDQTNDNYLVGPDTVRNERRFHKMKAEWGIDQFIPLRDFNLASKGYLVDDTCAFGAEVFVCKERSTGKGECLVMMKEAILYKHLYEFDNLSKLDLECYDSKPFNAGNFKWKIKLYPKGKGAELGNYLSLYLALADPSALSPCSKIYAQITLRILDQKQAKHHFGKANYWFSASSHENGAAIFMPINNFTNQNFGYVVKDSCFVEAEVIILGVVDALS; this is encoded by the exons ATGGGTAGTCAAGATG ATGCTCCACCAGCTCATTACGTAATGAAAATTCAGTCATTTTCACTCCTTGCGAAGAATTCTATAGAGAGATACGAATCAGGGAAATTTGAAGCTGGAGGCTACAAATG GAAGTTAGTTCTGTACCCTAGTGGAAACAAGAGCAAGAATATAAGGGAACATATATCACTCTACTTGGCGTTGGATGACACAAGTTCACTTCATCATGGATGGGAAATCTATGTCAATTTTCGATTCTTTTTGCATGATCAGACCAACGACAACTACCTAGTTGGCCCgg ATACTGTGAGAAATGAAAGGAGATTTCACAAAATGAAGGCTGAATGGGGAATTGATCAATTTATTCCTCTGAGAGACTTCAACCTTGCCTCTAAAGGTTATCTGGTGGACGACACGTGTGCTTTTGGAGCAGAAGTCTTTGTTTGCAAAGAAAGAAGCACAGGCAAAGGAGAATGTTTGGTAATGATGAAGGAAGCCATTCTATACAAGCACCTCTACGAGTTTGACAACCTCTCTAAGTTGGATTTAGAGTGTTATGATTCTAAACCATTCAATGCTGGAAACTTTAAGTG GAAGATAAAACTATATCCCAAAGGAAAAGGTGCTGAATTGGGCAATTATCTTTCTCTGTATCTAGCCTTAGCTGACCCATCAGCCCTTTCTCCTTGTTCCAAAATATATGCGCAGATAACATTACGCATACTTGACCAAAAGCAAGCCAAACATCACTTTGGAAAAG CTAACTACTGGTTTAGTGCCTCAAGCCATGAAAATGGTGCAGCCATATTTATGCCTATCAATAATTTCACCAATCAAAACTTTGGTTATGTGGTGAAGGACAGTTGCTTCGTAGAGGCAGAGGTTATAATTCTTGGAGTGGTTGATGCATTGTCCTAA